AAAATCTCGATGGTGATGGCGCCATCCGATCGTTCGGCGACCTGATCGGCCCACCATCGTTCCCATTCCACGCCTGCATAAGTCTCGGGCAGGTAATGCGCCATGTTCAGCGTCATCGCCGGATACTCTTCCGCCCAACCACTGGTCGCTCCCAGACCGACGGTTAGTGCAGCCACAATTCCTGTCATAAATCGTTTCATTTTTTCCTCCCAGGTGCGCGCCGTCGTTGCGGTTCCTCCTCGCACTCTGATTGGCATACCAAAATGAATGGCGGTTCGCAATTCATTTTATTGTTGACGGACAGGGTCGCCCGGCGATACTTGACCGTCGGCGTGGAGATTCGCGGCGCATCTGAAACGTCAGGTCGTTCTGGCCTGGAGGATGCATTTCGAAAAGACAATGCACCAAGTGGAAAGATTTCGGTGCAGACGGGAGGTGCCAATGCAAGACGATTATTTACCCGGCCCCGAAGACATGCCTGCGACGGTCATCGCCCAACCCGTCGTCTACAGGATTCTGGCGCATGCAGAGACGTCTCCGGATGCCCTGGCGCTTGTGGCGACGGCGAGCGCCGGTGTCGAAGTCAGTCGGAGCTATGGCGCGCTGCGTGCAGACATCCTGCGGTTTGCCGACGGATTGCGGCGCCGAGGGGTGGCGCAGGGCGACCGGATCGGCATCTTCGCCGACAACGAAAATGCCTGTCAGGCCATCGTGGCGATCCTGGCGGCGAACCTGCTCGGTGCCGTGTTCGTCCCGCTCAATGCCCGCTATACGGCGCGCGAGTTGCTCGACGCCGCGCGGCGTGCCGCCTGTTCGGTCATTCTGGCGGCGGACCGGCTGGCCCCGACGGTGAACCGCATCCGCGGCGATCTGCCGGCGCTTCGCGAGATCATTCTGATGGAGAACGGCAACGGCGCCGCTGATTTCAAGTCCATTCTCGACCTGGGCGCCCCCGACGCGCAGGGTTGGCCGCAGCTCGCGCCGGACGACATCAGCGAGATCATGTTCACGTCCGGGACAACCGCCGCGCCCAAGGCCGCGATCGTGACCCATGGCCGCACGGCCGCCGCGGCGCATATCTACAGAACCATGCTGGACCTCCGGCCGGACGATCGGCTTCAGAGTTTCTTCCCGATTTTCACGACCGCCAGCACGAAATGCGTGATCCTGCCAATCCTCTCGGCAGGCGGTGCCGCGATCATCGATGCCGGCATGTCGATCCCCGACAGTCTCGCCCGTATGAAGACCTATGGTTCGACGATATATTATGGCGTCCCCGCCTTTTATATCTTCCTTCTTGAGCATATGCGGATCCAACCGGAACGCCCGTCCGCGCTGCGCCTGTTTATCTATGGCGGTGCCGCGATGCCACTGACGCCGATCCGGCAGCTTGCCGAATTTTTTCCAGAGGTCGGGTTGGCTCAGACCTTCGGCTCAACGGAAACCGGCGCCACCGGCACCATTCTTTATCCGCGCTATACGCTGTCCAGGATGGGGTCCGTGGGCCGCGCCGGGCCCTATACCGCGGTTAAACTGGTTGCCGACGACGGAACCGAGGTTGCCGATGGCGTGCAGGGCGAATTCGCGGTGCGGTCTGCGGCCGTCTTCGCGGGCTATCTTGACGATCCCGCAACCAGCCGGGCCACCCTGAAGGATGGCTGGGTACTGATGGGAGATATCGGCTATCGCGATGCCGATGGGTTCTTCTACCACACGGACCGAAAGAAGGACATTATCATCCGGGGCGGCCATAATATTGGTTCGATGGAAGTCGAGGACGTGATTTACAAGTTCCCCGACATCGAGGAAGCGGCCGCCATCGCCGTGCCACATCCGAAACTGGGCGAGGACGTCTTCGTTTTTGTCGTGATGAAAGAAGGCCGGACGCTCGACGCCTCTGCGCTGCTCACCTATTGCCGCGACATGCTCGCCGATTACAAGGTGCCACGCCATATCGTGGCCATCCCCAGCATGCCGCGCAACCCGATGGGCAAGATCCTTAAAACCGAGCTTCGCGTGACAGCGCGCGAATTGCTCGGCCTCGAATAGATGGTCGGGGCGCGGGTCGCGGCGGGTCGCTGACATCGACGCGATCGGCCGCGGCCCCTGTGCCGGCAGGATCCCGGGCCTACGGCCTGGTTGCTCCGGGTGCACCGTGTAAGCCGCGTGCACCGTTTAAACCGGGTGCACCACTCAAACCGAAGGTGATCAACTTCCTGTAGGTGTTCAGAACGTCGTCCAGCGCCGCGTCGCTCTGATCGCTCTGGGCCGCGAACTCGTTATACAGATAGTCTCGTGCCGCGGTCAGAGTGACTGTAATCGTATCCAGCTCATGCTCGCCGAAGGATGGAAATTCGCCGTTCTGCCAACTGCGGCGGAGCGAACTTCTGAACCGTGTCCTGATATGGTCCATATGAAGCCGGTATCCTTCAGGTGCCGCGATATGCGCTTCGTGGAGCAGGCGGAAGAACCATGGCCGTTCGCGCGCCCAGGAAATAAAGGCGCGGAGTGCGCGAAGCTCCACCTCGATGAACGAGTCCGCCCCTTTCACGGCCTTTCCGATATGATCCAGCGCCTCCCGCCCTTTGAGCGGCAGAAGAAGGTCGAATAGTTCCTGCTGATTGTCGAAATAGCGATAGAATGTTCCCTGACCAAGACCAGCTTCCTGGGTGATCTTGGCAACGGATGCATTCAGATATCCGACCTTGCCGACCACGACTGCGGCGGCATCGATCAATGCAGCGCGATTTCGTTCGGTTTTCTCAGATCGTGTCAGCTTTTGCTTCATAGGCCCGTCAATACTGAAACTATTTTCACTTTGGTTGGCGCAAGGGTACACAGTCGCGCGCCATCAAAAAACTGCTTTCGTGCGCTGCAGGCAGGATCGTTGCTGGCGGAAATCGCCGCCTCCATACGGTCATGCGCCGCTGGACGGACCGCCGAAGGCGCACCAGCCTCCGTCGACGGGCAGCGTGGCGCCGGTGATGTAGGATGCCCAGTCCGAGGCGAGAAAGGCCGCGACGCGCGCGATGTCGTCGGGTTCGCCGAAATCGCCCATCGGGATGCGGTTCAGGAATGCCGCCCGTGCGACCTTGCCGCCCTCGACGAGGTCTTTTGAAAGAGTGGTGCGGATCACCCCCGGCGCAATGGCATTCACCCGAATGCCGCGTCTGGCAAAATCCGCGGCCATGGTCTTGGTCATCATGACGACCCCGGCTTTCGAGACGCCATATCCGTTGGACGCGCGATGCGCCATCAGGCCGGTGATCGAGGACAGATTGACGATGGCGCCGGGGCGGCCGGCGGCGACCATGCGGCGTGCGACACATTGGGACATCAGAAAGACGCCCCTGAGATTGACGTCCATGACCCGCTGCCAGTCCTCGGGCTTCTGCTTCAGGGTTCCGACGACGGGTTCGGCAATGCCGGCATTGTTCACCAGGATGTCGATCTCGCCCA
Above is a genomic segment from Tistrella bauzanensis containing:
- a CDS encoding class I adenylate-forming enzyme family protein; the encoded protein is MQDDYLPGPEDMPATVIAQPVVYRILAHAETSPDALALVATASAGVEVSRSYGALRADILRFADGLRRRGVAQGDRIGIFADNENACQAIVAILAANLLGAVFVPLNARYTARELLDAARRAACSVILAADRLAPTVNRIRGDLPALREIILMENGNGAADFKSILDLGAPDAQGWPQLAPDDISEIMFTSGTTAAPKAAIVTHGRTAAAAHIYRTMLDLRPDDRLQSFFPIFTTASTKCVILPILSAGGAAIIDAGMSIPDSLARMKTYGSTIYYGVPAFYIFLLEHMRIQPERPSALRLFIYGGAAMPLTPIRQLAEFFPEVGLAQTFGSTETGATGTILYPRYTLSRMGSVGRAGPYTAVKLVADDGTEVADGVQGEFAVRSAAVFAGYLDDPATSRATLKDGWVLMGDIGYRDADGFFYHTDRKKDIIIRGGHNIGSMEVEDVIYKFPDIEEAAAIAVPHPKLGEDVFVFVVMKEGRTLDASALLTYCRDMLADYKVPRHIVAIPSMPRNPMGKILKTELRVTARELLGLE
- a CDS encoding SDR family NAD(P)-dependent oxidoreductase, giving the protein MADNVIDLSRKVALVTGGANGIGRAICIRLAACGARVAVCDLSPGDAERTAGEIGEGARAFALDVGQEASCAACVDAVAEAMGEIDILVNNAGIAEPVVGTLKQKPEDWQRVMDVNLRGVFLMSQCVARRMVAAGRPGAIVNLSSITGLMAHRASNGYGVSKAGVVMMTKTMAADFARRGIRVNAIAPGVIRTTLSKDLVEGGKVARAAFLNRIPMGDFGEPDDIARVAAFLASDWASYITGATLPVDGGWCAFGGPSSGA
- a CDS encoding TetR/AcrR family transcriptional regulator, with the protein product MKQKLTRSEKTERNRAALIDAAAVVVGKVGYLNASVAKITQEAGLGQGTFYRYFDNQQELFDLLLPLKGREALDHIGKAVKGADSFIEVELRALRAFISWARERPWFFRLLHEAHIAAPEGYRLHMDHIRTRFRSSLRRSWQNGEFPSFGEHELDTITVTLTAARDYLYNEFAAQSDQSDAALDDVLNTYRKLITFGLSGAPGLNGARGLHGAPGATRP